In a single window of the Phocoena phocoena chromosome 14, mPhoPho1.1, whole genome shotgun sequence genome:
- the ZNF892 gene encoding zinc finger protein 892: MEPKDRGSLSENSDLPHAGNPKENGLTSVLLTPAYQESMIRDMAEALTQWGQLNTPQGDVPEKHRNLVLLGLPISKPDVISQLECGEELEREVSKATSPSHWDTGLECKELTPEQDISEEELAPVNTGVLIERFPKESSSECEDSLESQQENHEKHLIQEVVPQKKPSGERSYQCDGFGRNFSRRTFLVQQQGERRHNCDSFKKNLKQNSDLMKHEKICAEKKPWKCNECEKAFSYYSAFVLHQRIHTGEKPYECNECGKAFSQSIHLTLHQRIHTGEKPYKCHECGKAFSHRSALIRHHIIHTGEKPYECNACGKAFNQSSYLTQHQRIHTGEKPYECNECGKAFSQSTFLTQHQVIHTGEKPYKCNECRKAFSDRSGLIQHQRTHTGERPYECNECGKAFGYCSALTQHQRTHTGEKPYKCNDCAKAFSDRSALIRHQRTHTGEKPYKCKDCGKAFSQSSSLTKHQKTHTGEKPYKCKECGKAFSQSSSLSQHQKTHSGGKTKEYGKAFSEHSAFGQQKRIHTG, from the exons ATGGAGCCTAAGGACAGAG GGTCACTTTCTGAGAATTCAGACCTTCCCCATGCTGGAAACCCAAAAGAAAATGGCCTGACCTCTGTGCTGCTGACCCCTGCATACCAG GAGTCGATGATCAGGGATATGGCTGAGGCTCTCACCCAGTGGGGGCAGCTGAACACTCCTCAAGGAGATGTGCCTGAGAAGCATAGGAATCTGGTCTTGCTGG GGCTTCCAATTTCCAAGCCTGATGTAATCTCTCAGTTAGAGTGTGGGGAGGAGCTGGAGAGAGAAGTCTCAAAAGCAACTAGTCC ttcacacTGGGATACAGGACTGGAATGCAAGGAGCTAACTCCAGAGCAGGACATTTCTGAAGAAGAATTAGCCCCTGTTAACACTGGGGTGTTAATAGAGAGATTTCCAAAGGAAAGTTCCAGTGAATGTGAGGATTCTTTAGAGAGTCAGCAGGAAAACCATGAGAAACATTTAATACAAGAGGTTGTCCCTCAGAAGAAACCTTCTGGGGAGAGAAGTTACCAGTGTGATGGATTTGGAAGAAATTTTAGTCGGAGGACATTCCTTGTTCAGCAGCAAGGAGAGCGACGACACAATTgtgattcatttaaaaagaacTTGAAACAAAATTCAGATCTAATGAAACATGAGAAAATTTGTGCAGAAAAGAAGCCTTGGAAGTGTAATGAGTGTGAAAAGGCCTTTAGTTACTACTCAGCTTTTGTCttacatcagagaattcacacaggagaaaaaccctacgaatgtaatgaatgtggtaaagcctTTAGTCAGAGCATACACCTTACTCTACACCAGAGAATTCATACgggagagaaaccttacaaatgtcacgaatgtgggaaagccttcagtcaCCGCTCAGCCCTTATTCGGCATCATATAATCCATactggggagaaaccctatgaatgcaaTGCGTGTGGGAAGGCCTTTAATCAGAGTTCATACCTCACTCAACATCAgcgaattcatactggagagaaaccttatgagTGTAATGAATGTGGAAAGGCCTTCAGCCAGAGCACATTCCTTACCCAGCATCAGGTcattcacactggagaaaaaccctataaGTGTAATGAATGTAGGAAAGCTTTTAGTGATCGTTCAGGCCTTATTCAGCACCAGAGAACTCATACTGGGGAGAGGCCTTATgagtgtaatgaatgtgggaaagcctttggCTACTGTTCAGCCCTGACTCAACACCAGAGAACtcacactggggagaaaccctACAAATGCAATGATTGTGCCAAAGCCTTCAGTGACCGCTCAGCCCTTATTCGTCATCAGAGAacacacactggagagaaaccttacaagTGTAAGGAttgtggaaaagctttcagccaGAGCTCATCTCTTACAAAGCATCAGAAAActcacactggagaaaaaccttataagtgtaaggaatgtggaaaagctttcagccaGAGTTCATCCCTTTCTCAACATCAGAAAACTCATTCTGGAGGGAAAACCAAGGAATATGGAAAAGCCTTTAGTGAGCATTCAGCCTTTGGCCAGCAaaagagaattcatactggttaA